DNA sequence from the Salvia splendens isolate huo1 chromosome 19, SspV2, whole genome shotgun sequence genome:
CTTATTTTTATGGATAAGCAGCAATAAAGTTGAAAGAGGTTTCCAACACTACAAAATCAAATATATTGGGTTTATTATGAATTCTTTTTCTACTTCTACCATTCAGATAAGTGTTCAAAACTCAGGGAAATTTGTTACAGGTTTAGTATGAATTCTTTTTCTACCTCTACCATTCagataaacaaaataaacatgagTCGGAAATAAACATCCCAGTCCCCTTTAATAGTACCAAAAATCATATCAAGTATACTCACCAAATTTTACATTCGAGTGAGATATCAAAATCCTATTATATGTATAAAGGCATATGCATATACAAATATCCGACATAGTAGCACTCCATGTCTCATTAATTAGGTCACACTGAACATTTCCTTCCTCAGAAGTCCGACCAAAGCGTACATAGTTTTTACAAGGCATCGGTTCCAAATGTGATTACGCCCACATAAAACCCCTCTTGTATGTTATTACTGCAAAGTTTCTCTAAAGAAGACATGTATGTGACATATTACCCGATGTCATAGGGTAGAGTTTCTCTAAACTATCATCAATTTTATATTCCAATCagtaatgtatatttttttccGTGATGAAGGCCAATAACTAAGAATCCGCTTTTTTCAATTATCATCATCAATCTAACGATTTCCAATTCCCCAACGGTAATGCGAGTAAAAGAGATAATATAAGACCAATTTCCCAAGCCAGAAGAGTAAACCAAACAaggaaaatcaaaataattggGCGAGATAAAATCGTGCTATGATTCGACTAATTCTACATCCAAATCACAAGTGCGTTAATAGTACCGGGAAGAAGCTGGAGGTGTTGACTGTGAGGAGCGAGATCTCATTCACTTTCGGGCGGAAAACCACGAGCTGAGTGCTGGAGGAAAGCTGGAGGACGTCGCCAGAGATGGACCGTGGAGGCGTGGATGACCAATTGCGAGAGAATCGTGAGAATGAGAGCGATTGAGCGAGATTGAGAGGTAGAGTGATAGACGGCGTGAGGTGAGCGATAGGGTTCCAAATCCTAATTGAGGgtttcatatatatattttctaaatatattaatgaaataaatggatttttatatacttataaaacgatatatcgaaaatatcgatatatatcgtatattcaatataaaacgatatatcgcgatataaggaaattcatatcgttatcgtatcaaaAACTTAAGATACAGTATCGTTTCGTATcaaaaattacgatatatcgaaaatctgataatttttcgatatttttcaatacgatacgagcgatatatcatttttccgatatttttccccagccctagtcATTCATTAGAaaaggtcaatccaacttacaatgTATCTTCTCTTTGCATTTTCACCAAAATATTTCttgtctttctttctttcagcagacattgatgacaattcagctcttccctatTTCCATtactagtcttctgttcgattgaactaagacataggaaagatgcagtTTTAACGAATTTGTCATCTATCTTGTTATCTTCCTCTActatctatactaatctaaagtgcaagtttgatgaaaagtCCTTAATACCCTTTTTAGAGGAAAAATGGAAAGATGAGGTGTCTtctattcaaaaataattttttaaggcaaaaacaattggacaaataatagctcaataaaatgctaacttcttgaagaagtgttaaaacacatttaaatagtgcactaccattaaaattttttataattaagttattaaatttatatattaattagccttatatttgagttaaattggaattgtgctagagagtttagtttgccttccatttatttaggttaaaattgagatttaataatttattgcaatactttttaatataaagagtagtgtaaattctcacattattcaaaacaaataagatgaataaaatattatcgttattttaagtgatagtagtaatttactttttatacgtatatgtggcgggaagtaagaaatttattctttccaatataaaaaattcatttagtcattggaaatgtatatcaagttatgctatgatctgaaattaaaagaaataaataaacagtcaactaaaatgtgattattggataattcaaattttctaacatgacttctcaaagaagttttaaatttatatgatttaaattattcatatatttaatgtggatatgtttaatattccatatatttttttcaaattaattttttacaaaattaagctattaaatttatatattaatttaccttttatttggattaatgacttgcatagcactttcaataaacatctttactcacacatattttctttatgtgtatatcttattctaattaattcatactctttgatcattagtcacacatcttatttttgtcattaattttattgtttttacttcacttagattataaattaaaattgcataaatgtttcattaactggggagtagtaaattcttcattttgagtgagacaagataagtacatttctgtttttttaaatctccatatttctttcgattcttattttctatatatttattatattttatattcattatttgaaactcttatgtcccgtgcataactcgggtgttaatactagttagtaataaagtgaatatcatgtagaaggtttccaacttttaagtaacaaccttcatataatcacttcctattacatttgcgataaactgagtgtagaaactatttgagtaactgaatcagcagattcctcaaaacattctatctcttatggatattccaatagaatctggacatcATCCTTATTGGATATTCCTCTTTCATCAATATAAACCAAGAcgtgtcttactacttaaaagaaagtggtttgaccttctatctcaaagaacttgtcaagtacatgcataaaatgcattcttgaactttctttatagaattttgtcaaggaaatagaggacatgaattggtgaataCCAATAATTGGTGAATACCAACTTTAAGtttatccatttacatttctagtctacataattttggccttcgagtttgatttctttaaggttcgcagacattattaagaatttagctgagaagaaataaaactatttattatttttatatattttttaatttcatttaattagtaataaatatattttattattttttgaaaatcatttGGCCCGTGGCACGGGTGGTAAAACTAGTTGATTAAATAGAGTATAAGTCATTTATGGACTTAAAAATAGGACAATTTTACGATGATCAGAATTTAATCCATTTTGAATTGTGCCGttaaaaaattgattatttttggtTGGATTAACAATTTTAACGCAATGCTTTTTCTTTGTCCACCAGCACCCTCCACTCTCTCCCCTGAAAACGGCCACAATCTATGTATCTTAATTATGGTAATTTGATCTTGTAATTCAATGGTTATAAATAGGATATTTGTTCAATAATACTAATAAGGTTAACCAAATGAATATATTCCTATAAACTATCTCCGTccaaaaaatagataaaattgtAAATGGCACAGTGTTTAGgtgcaattgataaagtaagaggggGGAGGTGGTGAAAGTAGTGTAGTAGATTGTTTGATCCATATTTAGAATAATGTGTATGGTTaatatttgtttaaaactttcCTTATTTAGAATATGTCTAATTTTGATGAACGTcctaaaaagataaaattagtctattttttatggacggagatAATATGTAAGAATACACATGCAAATAGGTTGTGTATATGATAAGAATATACATACAAAATCATTTTATGATATTATGAAATTACAACCATGTGATTTTTTAGTTACCTAAATTATGAAGATGACGTGTAACAGTCTTGAATTTGATATTATGGTAGACTATTAAGACTTTATGATCAAATTATATTGGGACTTCAGTCAAATTATATGAACATAAATATATGTCAAACTTGATTTGTCacttaacaataaaataaacgTTGAAGAATATATTACCCTCCTTAAAAATAGACCCACATTTATCATTTTGGAATGTCTCTAAAAATAGACCAATTCCAGGaaactttttttctctatgGGCACCCACAATGGCCCTTGCGATAgcccaatttttattttttatgtaaatttaattcaattttttatccCCTACATATATTTCATtctccatcaattcacattcatccctttccaatctcaatttcaattttaattctcTCCATGGTGATATGAATATCAATTCTATCtatctttatcttatttttttttatcttttttaatgtaggatgttttatttatatttcattttatctttAATGAATTTGTTTTTTGTCGTATATTAAGTTGTCTTTAATTTACACCAACCATTACaagtgaaatatataaaaataatgatgatgtggaaattAGATGAGCTATGAGATGAGCTCTCATTGCAGGGAGATATGCTCTGAGATGGGCCTGTTGATGTGGCAGTAAAAAATTGAGATAGACTCTGAAATGGGCTCCGGAGATAGGCCTCCATTGTGAGTGCTCTAATGAAGTGTgtcccattctccactaacaatactccaataactttttctttctatccttctattactttaccaattgtgcattaaaacgcATAAAGTTTAAAATGTTGTCTATTTTTtagggaagaagtactttttaTTGTTTGCATGTGTGTACTTGTATGATGTGGAATTAGAAATAAGGATTATTCATATTGAAACTTATAAACACATACACATAGGAGTATGATTTTGTCTGATTGTCCATTTATCCAGGATGTAAAACAATGCTAAAATGCAGCCTAGTGCTACTTTCCACCAACTATATTTGCACTAGAAACAATTACCTATATATAATTGTATTAAATTCATACATGAatatgaaaaagaaagaaacaaagatCGGAGTAATTGAAGCTAGAAAGAATGTGAGCTCGAGGTGAGATCATTAAGTCCATGAAAAGAGTGAAGCAACAAGTAGTGTCAAGTGCATAGAGTCCTATTATATCATATGGGGCGCGTGTGCCTCCCTCTTGCCCTGCCGCAGAGGCGAGCATTCTTTGGAATCGGATACTCGTCTCTCAACGAGGTGGACGCCGTGTAAACTCTCAGGTACGTCTGCTGCCCGAGGTACTGTCTTGCCCAGAACTCTGATCTCAAATTCCACATCCCCACGTTGTCTAGTGCTATGTAGATTGCGCTCCATGACCTCGGGTACACTTGCACCGTGCAACGGGACACTGCATCTCGGAGGTTGTACTGGTTTCGGCTATTTGAGCTCCATTGCCCTCCATCCATTCTGCACACATACATCAACTCTGTGTGTTAGCATATGCATATTGTAAGGGACAGTTTAGTAGGGTAGATAATTCATCTATCTTGGAGTTACCTGACTTAAAATGATTTAAAATGTGTGTTCTTATCATGTTTTTCCTTATCTATCTGCCCTGTCTGAACAAAAGTTATGGAATGTGTTGAGATGATGTTTGAGGAGCTCACCCTACTACCCAGAAGGAGTAGCCCGCGAGATGGTAGCTCTGCATGATGTCCTCGTAGTTCTCGAAGACAATCTCGATGAAGGTCCTGTAGTCAGCCCCCAAGACCGATGTGTCCGTGTATATTCCGGCCCCGCGGGGAGCCTCGGAGATGCTTCCCAGGCGGTACACTCCGTCTATCTTGAAGTAGTCGGCCAGCTTCATGGGCGTGTCGGGCGCCACAAAGGACACGCTGTTGAGGGCGTACCTTTGCTTTCCGTTCACCTGACCGGCAGAGCTGGCCAGCCTGATCGTCTTCACGGTCTTGATCATGCCGTAGTGGTACGACCCCTGCGGGTTCGGCCTTGGCCCACTTGCAGTCAAATTAGTCCTGCATGAAAACACATTATAGTCAGTGAAGGAcgcagaaaataaaatatgtatgcATTAGGTGTCAATGTATGAGTACCTCATAGAGCGAGCCTGGTTGAGGGACCAGTCAATCTGAGTGGTGGGCCCCCCGGGGAGTGGGCCGGAGGTGGGGGTGTTGGAGCTGGAGTATTTGAGGAAGGCGGTGTTGGTGAGGACCTGAGAGGTGAAGCGGGTGGATGCGACAACATAGTAGTTCCGAGGCGGCTGATCAGCGGTGATGAGGACGGACATGCACTGCCCGAGGTGGATGTCGAGGGACGAATAGCTGATCTGGAGCGTGTGCGTTCCTTCGATCTCGACCACCTTCATCTTGTGGCCTTGGATGCGGAAATTGAGGGAGTTCTGAAGTCCCACATTGCATATCCTAAGGCGGTACGTCTTCCCTTGGCCCACGGTGAAGACCGTGGCCCCGGGGCCGCGCCCGTTGATCAGAACACCGTGTGGGAAAGGCAGTTTCTTCCCCCTGTCCAAAAGTCTCCTCAAGATCTGCATAACATAGAAATTTTGTATTTAACTATGTGCCTTTCCAGTTTAATGATATGCATATGTCTACAAATTATCCATCAACTTTGTATTGTTGGCTCTAATTAAGAAACTTCTAAATTTTGATTTGGTCAAATACAGGGTATACTTAATGTACGAAATGTGTACTAAAATAACCTTTATACTGTTATAACTTTATTAGCATAGTACTAACATTTATTTCCTATTTCACACACATCAATGTATATTTGTATGAGGAAAATGACAAgtcaattatgaaattaataaaatctGCATTTTTGAAAACCGTTAGCAATAGATTCGTATAACCGAAGTCAGAAGATTTTGTACATGGACTAGGAAGAAGTTAATTGGGTAGGCCCACTAAAACACATGGGCCATAAATGAGTGGAAACGGAACAATATGAAATAAACATATGGGccataaatgaataaaatttaaaGGCTGCATCGCGATAGACTCGAACCCGAAACTTTTAACCTCAGACATCAACCATTCTCTACTACTAGTTTCTCCTTTCCAAGTGTACCGACACTTTAAACAAtagttttacaaaaaaaaacatattaaaaGATGAGAATCCACAAATGATAAAATCGTGGGAAAAAAGAATTATTCCctcctaaaaacataaaaaattgagtgtcgttttatatttaatattttggaTGAATATGTACTTGTCTCATATATTGATAATGACTTGTAAACTCATGTAACAACtagcatttttttaatttcatttgatAAGCTGGAAATTGAGATAGCAAATAAAAATTAGGAGTAAAAATGATACTTACAGTGTGATTATTTTTGTACCAATCTCCAATTAAGAGAGTGAAATCATCTGCTGGTGGACCAAATGGGACTGGGATTAGAGGCCTGCTCATGATTCTGATGCCTCCAAATCCACCAGCAGCCTTTTGCATAGACAAAGATGGGAAGTAAAAGAAACTCCCTATTTGATCTTTCATTTGTAGAATATATGTGAAGTTCCGACCGGGCGGGATTGGGCACGTTGTCCCGATCACACCGTCCTCGAACGAGTTCCTCCTATTCTGCACTCCATTCCTATTTCATACACACATAAAAATTTTCACTTTAACCAATTGTATTGAAAATCAATTTAATACATGCATGGAAATATCAATTTTAAGCAAAATTGATCATTGGGGTTGTGTTAAATATTTGTAGCTAGGACATGAAGTTTACTTAGTTTACAAGGCATTATACACATTGTTTTGAGCTGGCAACTTTTTTTGCTAGTCCACTAAATTTTgataatataaaaaagttaTAATTAGCTACAATGTTCTACAATTGACAATAAGGAATAAAGAGAGGCAAGAGAAAAAGTGGATCTAGACAAATTTAGGATGTAACAGCCCATGTGAATTCATTCAATCATATTATTTAAAATCCATGTGCCTATTTATCCCACCATTGGCtttaattataaatacaaaTTGTTATACAGCTACATTCAAACTGTTTTATatcacaaaatttaattttgacttAAGCTACTAAAATTATTGTGAAGGCATCATTTTTAGCAGGTAAGAATTTATTGTGATAGTTATAAATACATAGAGGGATGTGTGTGTCCACCGCCTTCGTGCTAATTAATTACAGTCTCAGTTGCCCTCGAATTGCATTTATATATCAGTTGACGTGAGGGAATTTTCTTGTATAGATACTACTTTTCAAGGTTAATTAAAATCATGTTAATTAGAATactatatttgtatataaaattAAGAAACAATATATCCCCCCAAAAACTTGATATTTATTTGTATTAAAAAGGTCATAATATATACTTATATAAGATGCTTAATGTGGAaggaaagtagagagagagttTATTTGATCACATGAAAATAAGACATACGGATGGATCTGATTTGTAGGAATGTTTTCTGTTGTTTTGAGTAAATTGTACCAAATGTTTTTAGGCAATCATTTCATATATGAAAAAACATGGCAAAATATCAAGTAAATTATGAAAACAGtcgtattctatttttttttcaaaac
Encoded proteins:
- the LOC121780196 gene encoding L-ascorbate oxidase homolog is translated as MPSPPLRLAALLLCLAAAAADSPYRFFHWNVTYGTISPLGVPQQGILINGQFPGPEIYSVTNDNIIVNVFNSLNEPFLIHWNGVQNRRNSFEDGVIGTTCPIPPGRNFTYILQMKDQIGSFFYFPSLSMQKAAGGFGGIRIMSRPLIPVPFGPPADDFTLLIGDWYKNNHTILRRLLDRGKKLPFPHGVLINGRGPGATVFTVGQGKTYRLRICNVGLQNSLNFRIQGHKMKVVEIEGTHTLQISYSSLDIHLGQCMSVLITADQPPRNYYVVASTRFTSQVLTNTAFLKYSSSNTPTSGPLPGGPTTQIDWSLNQARSMRTNLTASGPRPNPQGSYHYGMIKTVKTIRLASSAGQVNGKQRYALNSVSFVAPDTPMKLADYFKIDGVYRLGSISEAPRGAGIYTDTSVLGADYRTFIEIVFENYEDIMQSYHLAGYSFWVVGMDGGQWSSNSRNQYNLRDAVSRCTVQVYPRSWSAIYIALDNVGMWNLRSEFWARQYLGQQTYLRVYTASTSLRDEYPIPKNARLCGRARGRHTRPI